From one Triticum urartu cultivar G1812 chromosome 3, Tu2.1, whole genome shotgun sequence genomic stretch:
- the LOC125545963 gene encoding nascent polypeptide-associated complex subunit alpha-like protein 1, giving the protein MTAAELLRAQLEEHNIEEDEPILQDDDNNDEYDDEDEDEKDDDDVEGGDASARSRSEKKCRKAMERLGMKAITGVSRVTIKQSKTATFVLLKPDVFKSSQSETYVMLGVVKMEDMDAQLLTEAAEQSKASVPSSIISKGEQTVEEAQDDEVVDETGIDKKDVELVMAEAPVSRSRAVKALKAADGDIVSAIMELTN; this is encoded by the exons ATGACGGCCGCCGAGCTGCTCCGCGCCCAGCTCGAGGAGCACAACATCGAG GAAGATGAGCCTATCCTTCAGGATGATGATAACAACGATGAATACgatgatgaggatgaggatgaaaAAGATGACGATGATGTTGA AGGAGGTGATGCTAGTGCAAGATCTAGGAGTGAGAAGAAGTGCAGGAAAGCCATGGAGAGGCTTGGCATGAAGGCCATTACTGGTGTGAGCCGTGTAACTATCAAGCAGAGCAAGACC GCTACGTTTGTTCTCTTGAAGCCAGACGTCTTCAAGAGCTCGCAGTCAGAAACCTATGTCATGTTGGGGGTGGTCAAGATGGAGGACATGGACGCTCAGCTGCTGACAGAAGCGGCGGAGCAGTCCAAGGCGTCGGTACCAAGCAGCATCATCTCAAAGGGTGAGCAGACTGTGGAAGAAGCCCAAGACGACGAGGTGGTCGACGAGACGGGCATTGACAAGAAGGACGTCGAGCTCGTGATGGCAGAGGCCCCCGTGTCGAGGTCCAGGGCTGTGAAGGCGCTCAAGGCTGCAGATGGTGACATTGTCAGCGCCATCATGGAGTTGACTAACTAG